GCGCCGGACCCGACGCGACCCCGCGCGAGCAGGCCGACACACCGGACGCCCCGGGCCGCGACGAGCGGGCGGAGCGCGGCTCGGACCGCCAGTCAGGCTGAGTCGTCGGCGCGACGCCAGCCGTCGCCGTCGCGGACGACGTGGCCGGTGCGCTCGAGGGCCTCGAACCAGCCCTGCATCGGCCACGTCCCCCACCGGCGATAGAAGAGCGCCCCGTGGCGCACCAGGTCCGCCAGGTGCTCCACCGGCGGGTCCGAGACCGGATGGTGCTGGTGGTAGGCCCGTGCCGAGCCCTCCCACCCCAGGTCGAGTCCCGCGGCCACCACGAGCCGCGCGAAGTCGGTGTCCTCGCCGCCGTACCCGTCGTACTCCTCGCAGAAGCCACCGACCTTCTGCCACGCTTCCGCGCTGAGCGCGAACGACAGCGACCAGAAGTGGTCGACGGTGGCGTCCGTACGCCGCTCCCCCGGCTGCGGCGCGGGCCGGGCGGGGTGCGGGTCATCCAGCGCCGCGACCTCGCTCGGGTTCAGTCTGTCGGCCTCGGGTGGGAGATAGGTGACCGGCCCGAGCCACACCGTCGCGGGGTGCTCGTCCACCGCCGCGGCGTACGCCGTGACGAGGTCGGGACCGGCGATGCAGTCCACGTCGAGCAGCACGACGACATCGACCTCCCGGTCGAGCAGCCACGCGACACCGGTGTTGCGGGCCTTGGCCAGCGGCAGCCGCTCGGTGAGCGGGAGGTGCACCACGTCGCGGTGCAGCCCGTCGACGTCCGCAGCCTCGATGTCGGGGTCCCCCATGGCGACCACGACGTAGGCATCGGGTCGACGGCTCCCTGCGGCCAGGCTCGTGTGCTGGCGGGCGAGGTGGCGGTGCCGACCACGGGCGAGGGTCACCACGCCGACCCGCCCCATCAGCAGATCTCCCGCACGAGCGCGGCGAACCGGGTGGCCGCCTCGCCGTCGCACCACCGCTTCCAGTCGGCGCCGGGCAGTGCCGCGACCCGGTCGAGCAACGCGGCCCATCCGTGGTCGGGCCACTGTCCGAGGACCGCGACCGGCAGACCTGCGGGGGTGAGGGCGCGCGCGGTGGCCCACTGCTCGTCGTGGGGGCGCTCCTGCGGGAGCACGACGGCGGGGCGGCGCGCGGTCGCGACGTCGGCCAGGGCCCCCTCGCCGGCGTGCGTCACGACGACGGCAGCTCGCGCCAGCACCGGCGCCGGGTCCGCGACCCAGTCGCCGATGCCCGGCGCGAGCACGGTCCAGCTCCACTCGGGGGTCTGCGCCTGCGCCGCTGCCAGGTCGGCCGGTCCCACGCCATGACCACCCGCCCCGAGCAGGACCGTGACCGCGCGCGCATCGGCCGCCGCGTCGGTGCCGGTCAGTCCGGACAGCGCCCCCAGCGGCCGGATGCGCGCAGCGAGGTCCTCGGGCACCCCCTCGACCGGCGTCCGGATGTGGTCGGGCCAGAAGCCGACGAGGGCGTCGGCGAGCGTGAGCCCGCGCAGGTGCGCGACGTCGCCGCGGTGACCGGGTAGGACGACACCCACGGTGCGGACGCCGTGCAGGCGCGCGAGCTGCAGGACCTCCATCGAGACGTCGACCACGAGCGCGTCGGGTGCCGCATCGGCGATCCAGGCCGAGATCGCGGCCATCCGGTCCCGGTGGCCCGGGTGCCCCACGGGCGCCCAGTGCAGCTGACCGTGAGCGGTCGAATCGACCATGCGGCCGCTGTCGTCGGCGGCGAGCCGCACCCAGTCCCCGCGCCAGTCGTCCGGCCGCGGCAGGGTCGACAGCCCGGTGACCGGTCCGTCCCAGACCGACGCCAGAGCCCGCGCGCGGCGTAGGTGGCCGCGCCCGACATGGTGGACGTAGTAGCCGATCACGCCGCCCGTCCGGCGCTGATGAGCGAGGCGTAGAGCCGCTCGTAGCGGGCGACCATGCGATCGGCGCAGCACTGCGCCTCGGCGTGGGCGCGCACCGCAGCACGGTCGAGCTGCAAGCACTGGCGCACTGCCGCGGCCAGTGCCTGGGGATCGCCGGCCGGCACGACGACGCCGCCGGCACGGCCGACCACCTCCGGCAGCGCGCCCCGGGCGAGCGCGGCCACCGGGGTGCCGCACGCCATCGCCTCCGCGGCGACCAGCCCGTAGGGCTCCTCCCAGTCGGGCGTGGCGACCAAGACGCCGGCGTGCTGCACCAGGTCCCGCAGCCCGGCGTCGCTGAGATGTCCCACGTAGTCGGCGGCCGCGCCCAGCAACGGCCGCACCTCGCGGGTGTAGTAAGCCCGGTCGTGGATCGGTCCGGCGAGCAGCAGCCGGACGCCCGCCTCGGCGCAGGCCCGGATCGCCAGATGGGGTGCCTTCTCCGGCACGATCCGTCCCGCCCACACCGCGTGCTCCCCGCCCGGTCCCGGGGTCCAGCGGGTGAGGTCGACGCCGTTGGGCACGACCTGGGCGCGCACCAGGTGAGACCAAGCCCGAGCGGTCGCGCGACTCACCGCGGCGAAGTGCGCGCACTGCGGCGCGAGGGTGACCGCCGACTCGATCCAGGGCAGCGGCGGGGCGTGCAGGGTCGTCACCGTCGGCACCGGCAACAACGGGGCCATCGCCACCGGGAGGTGGTGCAGGCTCGTGTCGTGGACGATGTCGACGCCACGGTCCTGGCTCAGGTCGAGCATCAGGCTGAGATAGGCGTGGTGCTCCTGCATCCACCGCAGCGGCGGCGCGTTGCGGTCGGCCAACGAGACGTTGCTCGGCGCGAACTCCGGCGGGGTGCGCAGCGTCGCCGGCAGGTCGGGATCCGTGCCCGCCGGGGCGAACAGCGTCACCTCGTGGCCCCGGCGCGCCAGCCCGCGCACGAGCGTGTGGGTGAACGACTCCAGACCGCCGGCGAAGGGCTCGGCGACCGGATGCCCGCTGGCGGCCACGACGCAGACCCTCACGACGCGCTCACGATCGGGCGTCCACGAGGTCGGCGTACAGGGCGAGGTGTGCCGCAGCGATCTCCTCGCGCTGCCGGCGGCGCGCGACCGGGCCGACGGGGGTGGCGGGTCGCCCGCGGTGGGCCTGGTGGACGGCCTCCTCGAGGCTCGCCGGGTCGAAGTCGTCCTCGGTGTGGGTGTAGCTCATCACGGGCGCCTGGTCGGCGTAGTAGCCGCACGTCGGGGCGATGACCGCGGTCCCGACGTCGCGGCACGCCTCCAGCCACCCCGAATGCGTGCCGAAGCGGTAGGGCAGCACGGAGACATCGAGACCGCACAGGTAGTCCCACAGCTCGTCGTCGGAGTAGTAGTCGTGGACCTGCAGCGTGATCTGTTCGCGGGCGGCGGCCTCCCGCAGGACGCGGGCCAGGCTGGCGCGGCGTCCCTCGGTCGCGGCCATCACGTCGGTGTGGGCGTTGACGACGAGCTCGCCGCCCGGGATCGCGTCCACCGCGCGGATCAGCGTCGGCAGCAGTCGCTCGGGGTCCATCGACTCGCGCAGGCTCTTGACGTGCAGCCCCACCCGGAACGCCCGGGCAGGTGTGCCCGCGCGACGCTGCGCCTCCCGCATCGCCTGGGCTGCGCGCATGCGGGCGAACGGGACGACGTGCGGGTGCGGGACCACGAGCGCCGTACGCCCCCAGCGGCGCTCGATCTCGGCTGCCGCCCCGGTCGTCAGGGTCACCAGCGCGTCGGCGGCGGGCACGAGCACGTCGAGCTGGCGGTCATGGAGCTCGCGGTCGCGGTGGTGCGGGTTGCGCAGGTCGTGGGCGGTGTAGACGAGGGACTTGCCGCGACCCTGGATCGTGCGCACCAGCTCCGCGAGGTCCTCGGGGTCGCGGGCGTCGAAGCCGAAGTGGAGGTGGAAGACGTCGTAGTCGGCCTCGGCGGCCCAGCGCGGGTCCAGCATCACCGGCGGCCACCACCGCTGGTCCGCCGCGCGGTCCTCACTTCCGGGCACAGGCGGGTCGGGGAGCCGACGTACGCCGGGAGGGCCGGGGGGCTCGACCGGGTCGAGGTGGCGCACGTAGACGTGACCGGCCGGGACCGACGCGACGGTGATGGTGCGGTGCGACTGCGGCCGGGCGACTTCGGCGATGCTCATCTCGGCGGTTCTCCTGCGGCTTCGTGGGTACTGCTGTGCGCGGTACCCCCGCTGTCATCCGGCATGCCCCTGGACGCGCACCTCCAGATCCCTCGCCCGGCTCACCGAGGACGACCCTCGACTCGACGAACCGCATGAGGTGGGGACCGGCGGGCACAGAACACTCATGGCACTGCATGCACTCGTCCTCAACTGCACCCTGAAGAAGTCGCCGGCGGAGTCGAGCGCGGAGCTCCTGGGTCGCCAGGTGCTCGACGCGCTGGCCGAGCACGACGTGACCGGCACGATGGAGCGGGTGGTCGACCACCCCGTCGCCTTCGGGGTGAGCACCGACGAGGGCGACGGCGACGCGTGGCCGCAGTTGCGGGAGCAGATGCTGGCTGCCGACATCCTCGTGCTCGCCACCCCGATCTGGCTGGGGCAGCCGTCCGGTGTGCAAGATGGTGCTCGAGCGACTCGATGCCGAGCTCGGAGAGACCGACGACCAGGGGCGGATGCTGACCTTCGGCAAGGTGGCCGGCATCGCCGTCGTCGGCAACGAGGACGGCGCACACCACGTCGTCGCCGAGCTGTCGCAGGCGCTGTCCGACACCGGCTTCACGATCCCGGCCAATGGCTCGACTTACTGGGTCGGCGAAGCCATGCAGGGCGTCGACTTCAAGGACAAGCAGCCGACGCCGGAGAAGACGGCGCAGACGACCAGCACGCTAGCCGCCAACGCCGCCCATCTCGCCCGGCTGTTGAAGGACGCGCCCTACCCGCCGTCCTGAGGCCGCGAGGCGCTGCGGCTCAGTGGTTGCGCAGCGCCTCGATGAGCTCGTCCTTCTTCATCTTCGAGCGCCCGTCGATGCCGATCTCGCCGGCGCGCTTGCGCAAGTCGTCGACCGTCCAGTCGTCGTACGAACCGGACGTGCCCCCGCGCTTGCCCACGTCGGAGCGGGAGCTGTTGGCGGCCGAGTTCGCGATGCGGGCGGCCTTCTCCTTGCTCGCACCGTCGTCGCGCAGACCCTCGTAGACCTTCTTGTCCTTCACGCTCGGACCCGGGTCGCGGCTGCTCTTCTTGCTGGCCATGACGTCTCCTCTCGTCGACTTCACCAGCGGCGCTGGCTCACCCCTGCTCCGTACCCGGCTCCGGTGCGGTCAGTCGCGCCATCTCCAGGACCGTCGCCGCGAGGTCGCCGGTCTCCGCGACGCGGGCACGCTGCCAGTCCGCGCCGGTGCCGCGGTCGCGCAGCTCCGCCAGTCCCTTCTCGACCCGGGCGGTGTCGCCCGCGGCGTCCAGCGCTTCACTCACGTAGTCGACCAGGGTGGAGACCACCTCGCTCGCCGGCCGGGGACGGTGCTCGACCGGGTCGAGGAGGTCACCGGAGAGACCGAAGCGGCCCGCCTGCCAGCTCGAAAGCCGCAGCAGGGAGATCGGAGCGTCCGGCGAGGCAGTGCCGGCGCGCCACTCGCGGGCGGCGGTCTCGACGAGTCCGCGACTCAGCGCGGCGATGAGGATGGTGTCGTGCACGTCGAGGCATACGTCGGCAATCCGGATCTCCACCGTCGGGTACTGCTGGGCGAGGCGTACGTCGTTGTAGACCATGCCCTCGTCCAGCAGCACCCCGGTGGCCAGCAGCTGGTCGAGGTGCCGACGGTGCCCCTCGACGCTGCCGTAGACCGCCGTGGGGCCGCTGGTGGGCCAACGTCCGATCAACTGGGAGCGGTAGCTCGCATAGCGTGAGTCCTGGCCCTGCCAGAAGGGCGAGTTCGCGCTGAGGGCCAGCAGCACGGGCAGCCAGCTGCGGATCCG
The nucleotide sequence above comes from Nocardioides massiliensis. Encoded proteins:
- a CDS encoding glycosyltransferase, producing MAASGHPVAEPFAGGLESFTHTLVRGLARRGHEVTLFAPAGTDPDLPATLRTPPEFAPSNVSLADRNAPPLRWMQEHHAYLSLMLDLSQDRGVDIVHDTSLHHLPVAMAPLLPVPTVTTLHAPPLPWIESAVTLAPQCAHFAAVSRATARAWSHLVRAQVVPNGVDLTRWTPGPGGEHAVWAGRIVPEKAPHLAIRACAEAGVRLLLAGPIHDRAYYTREVRPLLGAAADYVGHLSDAGLRDLVQHAGVLVATPDWEEPYGLVAAEAMACGTPVAALARGALPEVVGRAGGVVVPAGDPQALAAAVRQCLQLDRAAVRAHAEAQCCADRMVARYERLYASLISAGRAA
- a CDS encoding glycosyltransferase family 1 protein, which gives rise to MSIAEVARPQSHRTITVASVPAGHVYVRHLDPVEPPGPPGVRRLPDPPVPGSEDRAADQRWWPPVMLDPRWAAEADYDVFHLHFGFDARDPEDLAELVRTIQGRGKSLVYTAHDLRNPHHRDRELHDRQLDVLVPAADALVTLTTGAAAEIERRWGRTALVVPHPHVVPFARMRAAQAMREAQRRAGTPARAFRVGLHVKSLRESMDPERLLPTLIRAVDAIPGGELVVNAHTDVMAATEGRRASLARVLREAAAREQITLQVHDYYSDDELWDYLCGLDVSVLPYRFGTHSGWLEACRDVGTAVIAPTCGYYADQAPVMSYTHTEDDFDPASLEEAVHQAHRGRPATPVGPVARRRQREEIAAAHLALYADLVDARS
- a CDS encoding DUF7218 family protein; protein product: MASKKSSRDPGPSVKDKKVYEGLRDDGASKEKAARIANSAANSSRSDVGKRGGTSGSYDDWTVDDLRKRAGEIGIDGRSKMKKDELIEALRNH
- a CDS encoding glycosyltransferase family 2 protein, yielding MGRVGVVTLARGRHRHLARQHTSLAAGSRRPDAYVVVAMGDPDIEAADVDGLHRDVVHLPLTERLPLAKARNTGVAWLLDREVDVVVLLDVDCIAGPDLVTAYAAAVDEHPATVWLGPVTYLPPEADRLNPSEVAALDDPHPARPAPQPGERRTDATVDHFWSLSFALSAEAWQKVGGFCEEYDGYGGEDTDFARLVVAAGLDLGWEGSARAYHQHHPVSDPPVEHLADLVRHGALFYRRWGTWPMQGWFEALERTGHVVRDGDGWRRADDSA
- a CDS encoding carboxylate-amine ligase is translated as MSQIARPRTVGVEEELLLVDASTGDASSVASEVLRVAKARGITGEESAEPSGGLGPELQEQQVETDTAPEEDLGRIEADLRLWRERARLAAAETGSLVLASGTSPLPVEPQPAQGSRYEQMADRFGLTVAEQLSCGCHVHVAIESEEEAIAVVDRIRSWLPVLLALSANSPFWQGQDSRYASYRSQLIGRWPTSGPTAVYGSVEGHRRHLDQLLATGVLLDEGMVYNDVRLAQQYPTVEIRIADVCLDVHDTILIAALSRGLVETAAREWRAGTASPDAPISLLRLSSWQAGRFGLSGDLLDPVEHRPRPASEVVSTLVDYVSEALDAAGDTARVEKGLAELRDRGTGADWQRARVAETGDLAATVLEMARLTAPEPGTEQG
- a CDS encoding glycosyltransferase; its protein translation is MIGYYVHHVGRGHLRRARALASVWDGPVTGLSTLPRPDDWRGDWVRLAADDSGRMVDSTAHGQLHWAPVGHPGHRDRMAAISAWIADAAPDALVVDVSMEVLQLARLHGVRTVGVVLPGHRGDVAHLRGLTLADALVGFWPDHIRTPVEGVPEDLAARIRPLGALSGLTGTDAAADARAVTVLLGAGGHGVGPADLAAAQAQTPEWSWTVLAPGIGDWVADPAPVLARAAVVVTHAGEGALADVATARRPAVVLPQERPHDEQWATARALTPAGLPVAVLGQWPDHGWAALLDRVAALPGADWKRWCDGEAATRFAALVREIC